The Pseudophryne corroboree isolate aPseCor3 chromosome 12, aPseCor3.hap2, whole genome shotgun sequence genomic sequence ACTGGGAGCCATTGCTGGCGTTTAAACACTGCGGCAATGGCATTACCATTGCCACTGAATCCCCCCATTGTTCTTTGGTACAGTAGTTGCATTTCATTAGGATAAGAGCAGCTACTGTAGTCATTctcctggggaaggggcagggatgTAATGAAATACAGCAAGTTATTACATTTTAACAGATTATAGTATTTTCAACACAAGTGCTTCGTGTCCAGACGTAGAAAAGTATGAAGGGCTTGGGCAACATGTAGCAAATCTATGCATTCAGTGTTATTGTGACAGAAAAAAGTGCTTTTAGCTCTGGCCAAATTGATGAAGAATTATTGTGGTGTCAAAAGAACTGCATAAAACAAACTTAGAACAGCAAATATATTATAGATTTGCATAATTGTAATATCTGTACTGAAACATGGAGAAGTCAATACTGTATACATTTGTAAGTTGTCTATACAGACTGGGAGGAAGGGATTCCAGGTAGTTTCTGCTGATTTGGTCATTTGTACGTGTTTCATTAGCATGGTGTTTTATGCTGGGGTAAATCAAATCTTTGGGGGCCCCAATGAACTTCAGAACAAAATCTGCATCCTGTTTTATTGTTTCAAACTtgccgatgatgtcataatggataTTGCAAGGATCGCAGAGGTGATACATTGGTTTCCAATGAGTATCTCTATATTTCGGATTTTCTGTAACTATGAAGCGAGCAAAGTCTTCAAAAGTAATTTTCTCTGTGGAATTGGTATTCTTTCCTATGGCTTTTTTAATCAAATTTGCAATCATTTTACTATAGTAGATGTCATCTTCATGAAGGAACTTGTCTCGGTAGGCGGAAACCACTCTCTCTAAAGGATGCCGAGTGAACATCACTTTGGTATAATTTGCAAGAAGCTGTCTCTGTACAGAAGAATTGTAGGAGCTTAACTTGATTAGTAACCGAGATTTATGAACATCGTAATGATTAAGATCAGTTACTGTGAGCCCTAAAGATTTGTTTAATAGAAGAATTATTCTCTTCCAGTTAGAGCAGCCCACTTTTGGCACCTCACAGTATATGAATTTGTGGCTGTGTTCCACGTACAACTGAGCAGCCACTTTTCTGTCCAGTGAAAGTGAAGAATTGGTGAGATTGTTGTTTTCACAAATAGACATCACAATAGCCTTCCGGTTTTCCTGAGTAACTAAGTTTTGAAAACTggctgcaaaagaaagatattcatTGTCAGTAACATAATGAAACATAAAAA encodes the following:
- the LOC134981324 gene encoding carbohydrate sulfotransferase 9-like isoform X3; translated protein: MQLIYNRREPKQASFQNLVTQENRKAIVMSICENNNLTNSSLSLDRKVAAQLYVEHSHKFIYCEVPKVGCSNWKRIILLLNKSLGLTVTDLNHYDVHKSRLLIKLSSYNSSVQRQLLANYTKVMFTRHPLERVVSAYRDKFLHEDDIYYSKMIANLIKKAIGKNTNSTEKITFEDFARFIVTENPKYRDTHWKPMYHLCDPCNIHYDIIGKFETIKQDADFVLKFIGAPKDLIYPSIKHHANETRTNDQISRNYLESLPPSLYRQLTNVYSIDFSMFQYRYYNYANL
- the LOC134981324 gene encoding carbohydrate sulfotransferase 9-like isoform X2; translation: MRKVHQKLLFVLIISSAVFGFYFHIKWTKNMFFTASFQNLVTQENRKAIVMSICENNNLTNSSLSLDRKVAAQLYVEHSHKFIYCEVPKVGCSNWKRIILLLNKSLGLTVTDLNHYDVHKSRLLIKLSSYNSSVQRQLLANYTKVMFTRHPLERVVSAYRDKFLHEDDIYYSKMIANLIKKAIGKNTNSTEKITFEDFARFIVTENPKYRDTHWKPMYHLCDPCNIHYDIIGKFETIKQDADFVLKFIGAPKDLIYPSIKHHANETRTNDQISRNYLESLPPSLYRQLTNVYSIDFSMFQYRYYNYANL
- the LOC134981324 gene encoding carbohydrate sulfotransferase 9-like isoform X1, translated to MAQRLIASAPQMQTKNAKQVQKENVVKPRNLAVHFNNLLEQICASFQNLVTQENRKAIVMSICENNNLTNSSLSLDRKVAAQLYVEHSHKFIYCEVPKVGCSNWKRIILLLNKSLGLTVTDLNHYDVHKSRLLIKLSSYNSSVQRQLLANYTKVMFTRHPLERVVSAYRDKFLHEDDIYYSKMIANLIKKAIGKNTNSTEKITFEDFARFIVTENPKYRDTHWKPMYHLCDPCNIHYDIIGKFETIKQDADFVLKFIGAPKDLIYPSIKHHANETRTNDQISRNYLESLPPSLYRQLTNVYSIDFSMFQYRYYNYANL